From the Calonectris borealis chromosome 12, bCalBor7.hap1.2, whole genome shotgun sequence genome, one window contains:
- the SLC12A4 gene encoding solute carrier family 12 member 4 isoform X5 produces the protein MGGVEERGFLRGSDRTGQECAAGSAPRPACLAAVPRGALAAPPAMPHFTVVPVEDKHRAEYDSVEGLSWVDYREPAAAPAAGDSYDTVSSDGHGNHKENSPFLNSSEAGKGGDYYDRNLALFEEELDIRPKVSSLLGKLVNYTNLTQGVKEHEEAESTDGSKKKVSKSPSMGTLMGVYLPCMQNIFGVILFLRLTWMVGMAGVLQSFLIVLLCCCCTMLTTISMSAIATNGVVPAGGSYFMISRSLGPEFGGAVGLCFYLGTTFAGAMYILGAIEILLTYIVPQAAIFHPSGAHDASSAMLNNMRVYGTVFLILMAVVVFVGVKYVNKFASLFLACVVISILSIYAGAIKSIFDPPEFPICMLGNRTLSRDQFDVCAKTIIKDNITVASKLWELFCHSTNLTTENCDEYFLMNNVSEIAGIPGAASGILKDNLWSNYLEKGEILEKAHHPSVDVAGQKNNLHLYVLSDIATSFMVLVGIFFPSVTGIMAGSNRSGDLKDAQKSIPVGTILAIVTTSLVYFSCVLLFGACIEGVVLRDKYGDAVNKNLVVGTLSWPSPWVIVIGSFFSTCGAGLQSLTGAPRLLQAIAKDNIIPFLWVFGHGKANGEPTWALLLTALIAELGILIASLDMVAPILSMFFLMCYLFVNLACAVQTLLRTPNWRPRFKYYHWALSFLGMSICLALMFISSWYYALVAMLIAGMIYKYIEYQGAEKEWGDGIRGLSLSAARYALLRLEEGPPHTKNWRPQLLVLLKLDEDLHVKYPRLLTFASQLKAGKGLTIIGSVIQGNFLETYGEAQAAEQTIKNMMDIEKVKGFCQVVVANKVREGIAHLIQSCGLGGMKHNTVVLGWPYGWRQSEDPRSWKTFIGTVRCTTAAHLALLVPKNVSFYPSNHERYNEGNIDVWWIVHDGGMLMLLPFLLKQHKVWRKCKMRIFTVAQMDDNSIQMKKDLATFLYQLRIEAEVEVVEMHNSDISAYTYERTLMMEQRSQMLRQMRLTKTEREREVQASVSPNSARLTPIKTV, from the exons gtcATGGCAACCATAAAGAAAACAGTCCTTTCCTGAACAGTTCAGAAGCTGGCAAGGGAGGCGATTACTATGACAGAAATCTGGCCTTGTTTGAG GAAGAACTTGATATACGACCAAAAGTGTCATCTCTGCTTGGCAAGTTGGTCAACTACACAAATCTTACCCAAGGTGTTAAGGAACATGAAGAAGCAGAAAGTACTGATGGCTCGAAGAAGAAAGTATCAAAA tcaccCAGCATGGGCACCCTGATGGGGGTGTATTTACCATGCATGCAGAATATCTTCGGGGTTATTCTCTTCCTTCGGCTGACTTGGATGGTAGGAATGGCTGGAGTTCTTCAGTCCTTCCTGATTGTATTACTTTGCTGCTGTTGT ACTATGCTGACAACCATATCAATGAGTGCTATTGCCACAAATGGTGTTGTTCCAG cTGGTGGCTCCTATTTCATGATATCCAGGTCATTAGGCCCGGAGTTTGGTGGAGCTGTAGGGCTGTGCTTTTATTTGGGAACAACATTTGCAGGAGCAATGTATATCCTTGGTGCCATTGAGATTTTATTG aCATATATTGTGCCACAAGCAGCAATTTTTCATCCATCCGGTGCCCATGATGCATCCAGTGCTATGCTAAACAACATGAGGGTGTATGGAACTGTATTCCTTATCCTAATGGCAGTGGTGGTCTTTGTAGGTGTGAAATATGTTAACAAATTTGCTTCCCTCTTCTTGGCCTGCGTAGTAATATCCATACTGTCCATTTATGCTGGAGCTATCAAGTCCATCTTTGATCCACCTGAATTTCC GATTTGCATGTTGGGCAACAGGACTTTGTCAAGAGATCAGTTTGATGTTTGTGCCAAAACCATAATTAAGGATAACATTACTGTGGCCTCCAAGCTTTGGGAGCTCTTCTGCCACAGTACAAACTTAACCACTGAGAACTGTGATGAATATTTCCTAATGAACAATGTCTCTGAGATAGCAGGAATTCCAGGAGCTGCTAGTGGTATTTTAAAAG ACAACTTATGGAGCAATTATTTGGAGAAAGGAGAGATACTGGAGAAAGCACATCATCCATCTGTTGACGTAGCAGGCCAGAAGAACAACCTTCATCTATATGTGCTTTCAGATATAGCTACTTCATTCATGGTGCTGGTTGGCATCTTCTTCCCTTCAGTGACCG GTATCATGGCTGGTTCAAACAGATCAGGGGACCTCAAAGATGCACAGAAATCCATTCCCGTTGGAACAATTCTTGCTATTGTCACCACATCACTAGTCT ACTTCAGTTGTGTGTTATTATTTGGAGCCTGCATAGAAGGTGTAGTCCTGAGAGATAA GTACGGCGATGCAGTGAATAAGAACTTAGTGGTGGGCACCCTTTCGTGGCCCTCGCCGTGGGTCATTGTGATAGGATCCTTCTTCTCTACCTGTGGAGCAGGTTTACAGAGCCTTACCGGAGCCCCCCGGCTGCTGCAGGCAATAGCAAAGGACAACATCATTCCTTTCCTCTGG gTTTTTGGTCACGGAAAAGCGAATGGTGAACCGACGTGGGCTCTTCTGTTAACAGCATTAATTGCTGAGCTGGGAATCCTTATTGCTTCACTTGACATGGTGGCTCCAATTCTCTCAAT GTTTTTCTTGATGTGCTACCTCTTTGTTAATCTAGCATGTGCAGTACAAACACTTCTTAGAACTCCAAACTGGCGGCCCCGATTTAAATACTATCACTG gGCCCTCTCATTTTTAGGCATGAGTATTTGCCTGGCACTGATGTTCATTTCATCTTGGTATTATGCTTTGGTAGCTATGCTTATTGCAGGCATGATTTACAAGTACATTGAATACCAAGG TGCGGAGAAGGAATGGGGTGATGGTATCCGAGGTCTTTCACTCAGCGCAGCAAGATACGCCTTACTCAGACTGGAGGAGGGCCCTCCACACACAAAGAACTGGAG GCCTCAGTTGCTGGTGCTTCTGAAACTTGATGAAGATTTGCATGTAAAATACCCTAGATTGTTAACCTTTGCATCTCAGCTGAAAGCTGGCAAAGGTTTGACTATCATAGGATCAGTGATCCAAGGGAATTTCTTGGAAACTTATGGAGAAGCCCAGGCTGCTGAACAG ACTATTAAGAATATGATGGACATTGAGAAGGTGAAAGGATTTTGTCAAGTAGTTGTAGCCAATAAAGTTCGAGAAGGAATTGCCCACTTGATCCAGTCCTGCGGACTAGGTGGCATGAAACATAATACTGTGGTTTTGGGATGGCCGTATGGCTGGAGGCAAAGTGAAGATCCAAGGTCATGGAAGACATTTATAG GTACTGTTCGCTGCACAACTGCAGCCCATCTAGCTCTGCTGGTTCCCAAAAATGTGTCTTTCTACCCCAGCAACCATGAGCGTTACAATGAAGGCAACATTGACGTGTGGTGGATTGTGCATGATGGAGGCATGTTGATgttgcttccttttcttctcaaacAGCACAAA GTttggagaaaatgcaaaatgagaatTTTTACTGTAGCTCAGATGGATGATAACAGCATCCAGATGAAGAAGGACTTGGCTACTTTCCTCTATCAACTCCGAATAGAGGCAGAGGTAGAAGTGGTAGAAATG cACAATAGTGATATCTCAGCATATACTTATGAGAGAACTCTTATGATGGAGCAGAGATCTCAGATGCTGAGGCAAATGAGGCTGAcaaaaacagagagggaaagggag gTACAGGCCTCTGTTAGTCCAAATTCTGCACGGCTTACACCCATCAAAACTGTTTAA
- the SLC12A4 gene encoding solute carrier family 12 member 4 isoform X6: MGTLMGVYLPCMQNIFGVILFLRLTWMVGMAGVLQSFLIVLLCCCCTMLTTISMSAIATNGVVPAGGSYFMISRSLGPEFGGAVGLCFYLGTTFAGAMYILGAIEILLTYIVPQAAIFHPSGAHDASSAMLNNMRVYGTVFLILMAVVVFVGVKYVNKFASLFLACVVISILSIYAGAIKSIFDPPEFPICMLGNRTLSRDQFDVCAKTIIKDNITVASKLWELFCHSTNLTTENCDEYFLMNNVSEIAGIPGAASGILKDNLWSNYLEKGEILEKAHHPSVDVAGQKNNLHLYVLSDIATSFMVLVGIFFPSVTGIMAGSNRSGDLKDAQKSIPVGTILAIVTTSLVYFSCVLLFGACIEGVVLRDKYGDAVNKNLVVGTLSWPSPWVIVIGSFFSTCGAGLQSLTGAPRLLQAIAKDNIIPFLWVFGHGKANGEPTWALLLTALIAELGILIASLDMVAPILSMFFLMCYLFVNLACAVQTLLRTPNWRPRFKYYHWALSFLGMSICLALMFISSWYYALVAMLIAGMIYKYIEYQGAEKEWGDGIRGLSLSAARYALLRLEEGPPHTKNWRPQLLVLLKLDEDLHVKYPRLLTFASQLKAGKGLTIIGSVIQGNFLETYGEAQAAEQTIKNMMDIEKVKGFCQVVVANKVREGIAHLIQSCGLGGMKHNTVVLGWPYGWRQSEDPRSWKTFIGTVRCTTAAHLALLVPKNVSFYPSNHERYNEGNIDVWWIVHDGGMLMLLPFLLKQHKVWRKCKMRIFTVAQMDDNSIQMKKDLATFLYQLRIEAEVEVVEMHNSDISAYTYERTLMMEQRSQMLRQMRLTKTEREREAQLVKDRHSIARLESLYSDEEDEGDPVPENIQMTWTKEKCDAEKRNRGSAVGSFRDLISIKPNQSNVRRMHTAVKLNEVIVNRSHDARLVLLNMPGPPKNTDGDENYMEFLEVLTEGLERVLLVRGGGREVITIYS, encoded by the exons ATGGGCACCCTGATGGGGGTGTATTTACCATGCATGCAGAATATCTTCGGGGTTATTCTCTTCCTTCGGCTGACTTGGATGGTAGGAATGGCTGGAGTTCTTCAGTCCTTCCTGATTGTATTACTTTGCTGCTGTTGT ACTATGCTGACAACCATATCAATGAGTGCTATTGCCACAAATGGTGTTGTTCCAG cTGGTGGCTCCTATTTCATGATATCCAGGTCATTAGGCCCGGAGTTTGGTGGAGCTGTAGGGCTGTGCTTTTATTTGGGAACAACATTTGCAGGAGCAATGTATATCCTTGGTGCCATTGAGATTTTATTG aCATATATTGTGCCACAAGCAGCAATTTTTCATCCATCCGGTGCCCATGATGCATCCAGTGCTATGCTAAACAACATGAGGGTGTATGGAACTGTATTCCTTATCCTAATGGCAGTGGTGGTCTTTGTAGGTGTGAAATATGTTAACAAATTTGCTTCCCTCTTCTTGGCCTGCGTAGTAATATCCATACTGTCCATTTATGCTGGAGCTATCAAGTCCATCTTTGATCCACCTGAATTTCC GATTTGCATGTTGGGCAACAGGACTTTGTCAAGAGATCAGTTTGATGTTTGTGCCAAAACCATAATTAAGGATAACATTACTGTGGCCTCCAAGCTTTGGGAGCTCTTCTGCCACAGTACAAACTTAACCACTGAGAACTGTGATGAATATTTCCTAATGAACAATGTCTCTGAGATAGCAGGAATTCCAGGAGCTGCTAGTGGTATTTTAAAAG ACAACTTATGGAGCAATTATTTGGAGAAAGGAGAGATACTGGAGAAAGCACATCATCCATCTGTTGACGTAGCAGGCCAGAAGAACAACCTTCATCTATATGTGCTTTCAGATATAGCTACTTCATTCATGGTGCTGGTTGGCATCTTCTTCCCTTCAGTGACCG GTATCATGGCTGGTTCAAACAGATCAGGGGACCTCAAAGATGCACAGAAATCCATTCCCGTTGGAACAATTCTTGCTATTGTCACCACATCACTAGTCT ACTTCAGTTGTGTGTTATTATTTGGAGCCTGCATAGAAGGTGTAGTCCTGAGAGATAA GTACGGCGATGCAGTGAATAAGAACTTAGTGGTGGGCACCCTTTCGTGGCCCTCGCCGTGGGTCATTGTGATAGGATCCTTCTTCTCTACCTGTGGAGCAGGTTTACAGAGCCTTACCGGAGCCCCCCGGCTGCTGCAGGCAATAGCAAAGGACAACATCATTCCTTTCCTCTGG gTTTTTGGTCACGGAAAAGCGAATGGTGAACCGACGTGGGCTCTTCTGTTAACAGCATTAATTGCTGAGCTGGGAATCCTTATTGCTTCACTTGACATGGTGGCTCCAATTCTCTCAAT GTTTTTCTTGATGTGCTACCTCTTTGTTAATCTAGCATGTGCAGTACAAACACTTCTTAGAACTCCAAACTGGCGGCCCCGATTTAAATACTATCACTG gGCCCTCTCATTTTTAGGCATGAGTATTTGCCTGGCACTGATGTTCATTTCATCTTGGTATTATGCTTTGGTAGCTATGCTTATTGCAGGCATGATTTACAAGTACATTGAATACCAAGG TGCGGAGAAGGAATGGGGTGATGGTATCCGAGGTCTTTCACTCAGCGCAGCAAGATACGCCTTACTCAGACTGGAGGAGGGCCCTCCACACACAAAGAACTGGAG GCCTCAGTTGCTGGTGCTTCTGAAACTTGATGAAGATTTGCATGTAAAATACCCTAGATTGTTAACCTTTGCATCTCAGCTGAAAGCTGGCAAAGGTTTGACTATCATAGGATCAGTGATCCAAGGGAATTTCTTGGAAACTTATGGAGAAGCCCAGGCTGCTGAACAG ACTATTAAGAATATGATGGACATTGAGAAGGTGAAAGGATTTTGTCAAGTAGTTGTAGCCAATAAAGTTCGAGAAGGAATTGCCCACTTGATCCAGTCCTGCGGACTAGGTGGCATGAAACATAATACTGTGGTTTTGGGATGGCCGTATGGCTGGAGGCAAAGTGAAGATCCAAGGTCATGGAAGACATTTATAG GTACTGTTCGCTGCACAACTGCAGCCCATCTAGCTCTGCTGGTTCCCAAAAATGTGTCTTTCTACCCCAGCAACCATGAGCGTTACAATGAAGGCAACATTGACGTGTGGTGGATTGTGCATGATGGAGGCATGTTGATgttgcttccttttcttctcaaacAGCACAAA GTttggagaaaatgcaaaatgagaatTTTTACTGTAGCTCAGATGGATGATAACAGCATCCAGATGAAGAAGGACTTGGCTACTTTCCTCTATCAACTCCGAATAGAGGCAGAGGTAGAAGTGGTAGAAATG cACAATAGTGATATCTCAGCATATACTTATGAGAGAACTCTTATGATGGAGCAGAGATCTCAGATGCTGAGGCAAATGAGGCTGAcaaaaacagagagggaaagggag GCTCAGCTGGTAAAGGACAGACATTCAATAGCACGACTGGAGAGCCTCTACTCAGATGAAGAAGATGAGGGAGACCCAGTTCCTGAGAACATCCAGATGACCTGGACAAAAGAGAAATGTGACGCTGAGAAGCGGAACCGAGGCAGTGCTGTGGGAAGCTTTAGAGATCTCATCAGCATTAAGCC GAACCAGTCTAATGTCCGAAGAATGCACACAGCAGTGAAGCTAAATGAAGTTATTGTAAATAGATCCCATGATGCCAGACTTGTTCTCCTCAACATGCCTGGTCCTCCAAAGAATACTGATGGTGATGAAAACT